In a genomic window of Xylophilus rhododendri:
- a CDS encoding cytochrome c: MVSTAAFVGNAQAQDAAGSAALVEKGRQLATAADCAACHTAPKGGTPFAGGYPILSPLGTIYASNITPSKSAGIGDYSLEDFTRALREGVRKDGAHLYPAMPYPSYTQLSDEDTAALYAYFMHGVPAVDKAAPQTDLPFPFNIRMSMAVWNALFLKDQRFTPDASKSAEWNRGAYLAGALAHCSTCHSPRNALMAEQNGSEFLSGGSLGTWYAPNITSDAKAGIGAWSEAELVQYLKTGGVHGKAQAAGPMAEAIENSLQHLPDADLKAIAVFLKQTPAVAGTEQQPRFAYGQPAVSELTLRGKSGDVDAGWRIFSGSCAHCHQAGGTGTDNGQYPSLFHNTATGADRPDNLVAAILYGVNRKVGEHDHFMPAFGDDASFTDRLSDSEIASVSNYVLTQYGNPAVKVTADDVKVLRAGGKPPFIAQMRPLILPAIVLVVLVVIALVALRGRRRRAAR, encoded by the coding sequence ATGGTTTCCACCGCCGCTTTCGTGGGCAATGCCCAGGCACAGGACGCAGCGGGCAGCGCCGCCCTGGTCGAGAAGGGACGCCAGCTGGCCACCGCCGCCGACTGCGCGGCCTGCCACACGGCGCCCAAGGGCGGCACGCCTTTCGCGGGCGGCTATCCCATCCTCTCGCCGCTGGGCACGATCTACGCGTCGAACATCACGCCGTCGAAATCGGCCGGCATCGGCGACTACAGCCTGGAAGACTTCACCCGCGCCCTGCGCGAAGGCGTGCGCAAGGACGGCGCCCACCTCTACCCGGCCATGCCCTATCCGAGCTACACCCAGCTCAGCGACGAGGACACGGCCGCGCTCTACGCCTACTTCATGCACGGCGTGCCGGCGGTCGACAAGGCCGCGCCGCAGACCGACCTGCCCTTCCCCTTCAACATCCGCATGTCGATGGCGGTGTGGAACGCGCTCTTCCTGAAGGACCAGCGCTTCACGCCCGACGCCTCGAAGTCGGCCGAATGGAACCGCGGCGCCTACCTGGCCGGCGCCCTGGCCCACTGCAGCACCTGCCACAGCCCGCGCAATGCGCTGATGGCCGAGCAGAACGGCTCGGAGTTCCTGTCCGGCGGCTCGCTCGGCACCTGGTACGCGCCCAACATCACCTCGGACGCCAAGGCCGGCATCGGCGCCTGGTCCGAAGCCGAGCTGGTGCAGTACCTCAAGACCGGCGGCGTGCACGGCAAGGCGCAGGCCGCAGGCCCGATGGCCGAGGCCATCGAGAACAGCCTGCAGCACCTGCCCGACGCCGACCTGAAGGCGATCGCCGTCTTCCTGAAGCAGACGCCGGCCGTGGCCGGCACCGAGCAGCAGCCCCGCTTCGCCTACGGCCAGCCAGCCGTCTCCGAGCTGACGCTGCGCGGCAAGAGCGGCGACGTGGACGCCGGCTGGCGCATCTTCAGCGGCAGCTGCGCCCATTGCCACCAGGCGGGCGGCACCGGCACCGACAACGGCCAGTACCCCTCGCTGTTCCACAACACCGCCACCGGCGCGGACCGGCCGGACAACCTGGTCGCCGCCATCCTCTACGGCGTGAACCGCAAGGTCGGCGAGCACGACCATTTCATGCCCGCCTTCGGCGACGACGCCTCCTTCACCGACCGCTTGAGCGATTCGGAGATCGCCTCGGTCAGCAACTACGTGCTGACCCAGTATGGCAATCCCGCGGTGAAGGTCACCGCCGACGACGTGAAAGTGCTGCGTGCCGGCGGCAAGCCGCCCTTCATCGCGCAGATGCGTCCGCTGATCCTGCCGGCCATCGTGCTGGTGGTGCTGGTCGTGATCGCCCTCGTCGCCCTGCGCGGCCGCCGCCGCCGTGCCGCCCGGTAA
- a CDS encoding AAA family ATPase has product MRLLRKPPQERYQTAAGIEADLRRCAAQLAAGQPLADFPLATQDMPERLQVPSQLYGREPEIEQLLQAWRAVATHGRCGVALIQGEAGIGKSSVVAELRARLAAQPLRFACGKFEQLRRDTPYAPIAQALRCLVAPVLGEAAPQLADWRRRMLEALEGHGQIVLKLVPELEHAIGAQPALPEVSAAEGRLRFHKTLQRFISVFCSAERPLLLFIDDLQWMDAASLELLSALVRSPELRHVLLVGAYRDGEVDAAHPLSQLLQAWRADSVPLQALALAPLAVPDLEALVARTVEGEHGAGGEGGRSAALARLVWQKTRGNPFFARQFIAALGEEGLIWFERASRRWVWHLPSIRAHDYSDNVADLMAGKLSRLPGGARRCLMLLACLGADATVATLLLVWDGAAESLHAGLAEAERAGLLARGAGSWRFLHDKIEEAAYEMIAPGERAAMHLHIARRLRDGLAADQREAMLFETVNQFGRAEALLDSCIERLGVAGLHLAAARRAMGETAYLAARSYLAGGQRLLPPHAWDTEYRLAFDLARLHAECDFLLGEPEAADARLAELAARAGSLLDRAAITALQVTVCLGLGQSARGIAVGVAFLDRLGTPWPQRPSRADVEREYGQLKARLGARPVESLLQLPAMAQAERRATLDVLAALLPPAFFSDENLVCLVLCRMVALSIEHGNAEASPLAYAYFGMMLGPYFHDYGNALRFGQLGLDLVEQGGLPRYRARVLMCFSYHVLPWARDMRGGQGLLRRAFEVARDTGDLTYAGFSSCCLVSSLLASGEPLDEVDRQAHERLEFVTAARFGLIVDIVTAQRRLIASLRGQTPVFGCLDDGHFDEAAFERHLGANRSLDIAACWYWIRKAQARFMAGEPAAAWQAMERAGALLWTSKGHLEYAEYHFFCGLIHAACCREADPGQREQHLQALDRHRALVDGWARHCPENFRSRAALLAAEAARLRNEELEAMRHYEAAIAAARASAFTHDEALAHELSARFYASRGLHAVAATLVRAARLAYARWGAFGKVRQLDRAYPGLADEFRAAPGEAIAARGGSLDAETVQRVSQALAATRGLDGLLRSLMTIALEHAGAERCLLVLPRGERLRIAAQASTVLGLVEVRLDGGEPDPAELPLPVLHYVLRTRTPVLIDDARQRFGTFGSDAYLLRSGARSVLCLPLLRQGEAAGLLYLENRLAGHVFDPGRVAMLGLLAGTGAIAMANATLAEKESLLQEVHHRVKNNLQLISSLLNLQASRIADPAVAELFADSRNRVRSMALVHENLYRAGNFARVPMAEHIGHLCAQLARAYGAHERGLVLTCRVEDVQLPLQRAVACGLIVNELVSNALKHGFPEGRGGEVLVALQATPDGRHALCVSDDGVGLPTLCHATQPQTLGLQLVEDLTAQLHGELGICRRRGTSFTVSFEAEPEPGRISA; this is encoded by the coding sequence ATGCGCCTGCTGCGCAAGCCGCCGCAGGAGCGTTACCAGACCGCTGCCGGCATCGAGGCCGACCTGCGGCGCTGCGCGGCGCAGCTGGCGGCCGGCCAGCCGCTGGCCGACTTTCCGCTGGCCACGCAGGACATGCCGGAGCGCCTGCAGGTGCCCTCGCAGCTCTACGGCCGCGAGCCGGAAATCGAACAGCTGCTGCAGGCCTGGCGCGCCGTGGCCACGCACGGACGCTGCGGCGTGGCGCTGATCCAGGGCGAGGCCGGCATCGGCAAGAGTTCGGTGGTGGCCGAGCTGCGCGCCCGCCTGGCGGCGCAGCCGCTGCGCTTCGCCTGCGGCAAGTTCGAGCAGCTGCGGCGCGACACGCCTTATGCGCCTATCGCCCAGGCCCTGCGCTGCCTGGTCGCGCCGGTGCTGGGCGAAGCCGCGCCGCAGCTGGCCGACTGGCGCCGCCGCATGCTGGAGGCGCTCGAAGGCCACGGCCAGATCGTGTTGAAGCTGGTGCCGGAGCTGGAACATGCGATCGGCGCCCAGCCGGCGCTGCCGGAGGTGTCGGCCGCCGAAGGCCGGCTGCGCTTCCACAAGACCCTGCAGCGCTTCATCTCGGTGTTCTGCAGCGCCGAGCGGCCGCTGCTGCTGTTCATCGATGACCTGCAATGGATGGATGCGGCCTCGCTGGAGCTGCTGTCGGCCCTGGTGCGCAGCCCCGAGCTGCGCCATGTGCTGCTGGTGGGCGCATATCGCGACGGCGAGGTGGATGCGGCGCATCCGCTCTCGCAGCTGCTGCAGGCCTGGCGCGCCGACAGCGTGCCGCTGCAGGCCCTGGCCCTGGCGCCGCTGGCCGTGCCCGATCTGGAGGCGCTGGTCGCCCGCACCGTCGAAGGCGAGCACGGCGCGGGCGGGGAGGGCGGCCGCAGCGCCGCGCTGGCCCGGCTGGTCTGGCAGAAGACCCGGGGCAATCCCTTCTTCGCGCGGCAGTTCATCGCCGCGCTGGGCGAGGAGGGCCTGATCTGGTTCGAGCGCGCCTCGCGCCGCTGGGTCTGGCACCTGCCCAGCATCCGCGCCCACGACTACAGCGACAACGTGGCCGACCTGATGGCCGGCAAACTCTCGCGCCTGCCCGGCGGCGCCCGGCGCTGCCTGATGCTGCTGGCCTGCCTGGGTGCGGATGCCACGGTGGCGACCCTGCTGCTGGTCTGGGACGGCGCGGCCGAATCGCTGCATGCCGGCCTGGCCGAAGCAGAACGTGCCGGGCTGCTGGCGCGCGGCGCCGGCAGCTGGCGTTTCCTGCACGACAAGATCGAGGAGGCGGCCTACGAGATGATCGCGCCCGGCGAGCGCGCCGCCATGCATCTGCACATCGCCCGGCGGCTGCGCGACGGCTTGGCGGCGGACCAGCGCGAGGCGATGCTCTTCGAGACCGTCAACCAGTTCGGCCGTGCCGAGGCGCTGCTGGATTCGTGCATCGAGCGCCTGGGCGTGGCCGGCCTGCACCTGGCCGCCGCGCGCCGCGCCATGGGCGAAACGGCCTACCTGGCGGCCCGTTCCTACCTGGCCGGCGGCCAGCGGCTGCTGCCGCCCCACGCCTGGGACACGGAATACCGCCTGGCCTTCGACCTGGCGCGGCTGCATGCCGAATGCGACTTCCTGCTCGGCGAGCCCGAAGCCGCCGACGCCCGCCTGGCCGAACTGGCCGCCCGCGCCGGCAGCCTGCTCGACCGCGCCGCCATCACCGCGTTGCAGGTGACCGTGTGCCTGGGCCTGGGCCAGAGCGCGCGCGGCATCGCCGTGGGCGTGGCCTTTCTCGACCGGCTGGGCACGCCCTGGCCGCAGCGCCCCAGCCGGGCGGATGTGGAGCGCGAATACGGCCAGCTGAAGGCCCGCCTGGGCGCCCGGCCGGTCGAGTCCCTCCTGCAGTTGCCGGCCATGGCCCAGGCCGAAAGGCGTGCCACGCTGGACGTGCTGGCCGCGCTGCTGCCGCCGGCCTTCTTCAGCGACGAGAACCTGGTCTGCCTGGTGCTCTGCCGCATGGTCGCCTTGAGCATCGAACACGGCAACGCCGAGGCCTCGCCGCTGGCCTACGCCTACTTCGGCATGATGCTCGGCCCCTATTTCCACGACTACGGCAATGCCCTGCGTTTCGGCCAGCTCGGACTGGACCTGGTGGAGCAGGGCGGCCTGCCGCGCTACCGGGCGCGGGTGCTGATGTGCTTCTCCTACCACGTGCTGCCCTGGGCCCGGGACATGCGCGGCGGACAGGGCCTGCTGCGCCGCGCCTTCGAGGTGGCGCGCGACACCGGCGACCTCACCTACGCCGGCTTCAGCTCCTGCTGCCTGGTGAGTTCCCTGCTGGCCTCGGGCGAGCCGCTGGACGAGGTGGACCGGCAGGCCCACGAGCGGCTGGAGTTCGTCACCGCCGCGCGCTTCGGCCTGATCGTGGACATCGTCACCGCGCAGCGCCGGCTCATCGCCAGCCTGCGCGGCCAGACGCCGGTGTTCGGCTGCCTGGACGACGGGCATTTCGACGAAGCCGCCTTCGAGCGCCACCTGGGCGCCAACCGCAGCCTGGACATCGCCGCCTGCTGGTACTGGATCCGCAAGGCGCAGGCGCGGTTCATGGCCGGCGAGCCGGCCGCCGCATGGCAGGCCATGGAGCGCGCAGGCGCGCTGCTGTGGACCAGCAAGGGCCATCTGGAATACGCCGAGTACCACTTCTTTTGCGGCCTGATCCACGCCGCCTGCTGCCGCGAGGCCGACCCCGGGCAGCGCGAGCAACACCTGCAGGCGCTGGACCGCCACCGCGCCCTGGTCGATGGCTGGGCCCGGCACTGCCCCGAGAACTTCCGCAGCCGCGCCGCCCTGCTCGCCGCCGAAGCCGCCCGCCTGCGCAACGAGGAACTCGAAGCCATGCGGCATTACGAGGCCGCCATCGCCGCCGCCCGTGCCAGCGCCTTCACCCACGACGAGGCCCTGGCCCATGAACTCTCGGCGCGCTTCTATGCCTCGCGCGGCCTGCATGCGGTGGCCGCCACGCTGGTGCGCGCCGCGCGCCTGGCCTATGCGCGCTGGGGCGCCTTCGGCAAGGTGCGGCAGCTCGACCGCGCCTATCCAGGCCTGGCCGACGAATTCCGCGCCGCGCCCGGCGAGGCCATCGCGGCGCGCGGCGGATCGCTGGATGCCGAGACGGTGCAGCGTGTCTCGCAGGCCCTGGCCGCCACCCGCGGCCTGGACGGCCTGCTGCGCAGCCTGATGACGATCGCCCTGGAGCATGCCGGCGCCGAACGCTGCCTGCTGGTGCTGCCGCGCGGCGAGCGCCTGCGCATCGCCGCGCAGGCCAGCACGGTGCTGGGCCTGGTCGAAGTGCGGCTCGACGGCGGCGAGCCCGATCCCGCCGAACTGCCCCTGCCGGTGCTGCACTACGTGCTGCGCACCCGCACCCCGGTGCTGATCGACGATGCCCGCCAGCGCTTCGGCACCTTCGGCAGCGATGCCTACCTGCTGCGCTCCGGCGCCCGTTCGGTGCTCTGCCTGCCGCTGCTGCGCCAGGGCGAGGCGGCCGGGCTGCTCTACCTGGAGAACCGGCTGGCCGGCCATGTCTTCGATCCGGGCCGGGTGGCCATGCTGGGCCTGCTCGCCGGCACCGGCGCCATCGCCATGGCCAATGCCACGCTGGCCGAGAAGGAGTCGCTGCTGCAGGAGGTGCACCACCGGGTGAAGAACAACCTGCAGCTGATCAGCAGCCTGCTCAACCTGCAGGCCTCGCGCATCGCCGACCCCGCCGTCGCCGAACTGTTCGCCGACAGCCGCAACCGGGTGCGCTCCATGGCCCTGGTGCACGAGAACCTCTACCGCGCCGGCAACTTCGCGCGGGTGCCGATGGCCGAGCACATCGGCCACCTCTGCGCCCAGCTCGCCCGGGCCTACGGCGCGCACGAACGCGGCCTGGTGCTGACCTGCCGCGTGGAGGATGTGCAGCTGCCCCTGCAGCGCGCCGTGGCCTGCGGGCTGATCGTCAACGAGCTGGTCTCCAACGCACTCAAGCACGGCTTTCCCGAGGGCCGCGGCGGCGAAGTGCTGGTCGCCCTGCAGGCCACGCCCGATGGCCGCCATGCGCTTTGCGTCAGCGACGACGGCGTGGGCCTGCCGACGCTGTGCCATGCCACGCAGCCGCAGACCCTGGGCCTGCAGCTGGTGGAAGACCTCACCGCGCAGCTGCACGGCGAACTCGGCATCTGCCGCCGCCGCGGCACCAGCTTCACCGTGAGCTTCGAGGCCGAGCCCGAACCCGGCAGGATCTCCGCATGA
- a CDS encoding response regulator transcription factor produces the protein MSIHTSIDSFSSTGRSAGWAAIGPCADAAAPLVLVVDDDASLRGALCGLLRSVGLACKGFGSAGEFLQEPEPAGPACLVLDVRLPQSSGLELQQALAGRGRCLPVIFVTGHATIPMTVSAMKAGAVEFLTKPFAEAALLDAVHRALDSDAAARQQRETRQALQARYASLTPRERQVMALVVSGLLNKQAAARLGTSEITVKVQRRQVMSKMGAGSLPDLVRMAERIGGTLAS, from the coding sequence ATGAGCATTCACACGAGCATCGATTCCTTTTCCTCGACCGGCCGGTCCGCCGGCTGGGCCGCCATCGGGCCGTGTGCCGATGCCGCCGCGCCCCTGGTGCTGGTGGTGGATGACGATGCCTCCCTGCGCGGCGCCCTGTGCGGCCTGCTGCGCTCGGTCGGGCTGGCCTGCAAGGGTTTCGGCTCGGCCGGTGAATTCCTGCAGGAGCCCGAGCCGGCCGGCCCGGCCTGCCTGGTGCTGGATGTGCGCCTGCCGCAATCCAGCGGGCTGGAGCTGCAGCAGGCGCTGGCCGGCCGCGGCCGCTGCCTGCCGGTGATCTTCGTCACCGGCCACGCCACCATCCCGATGACCGTCAGCGCCATGAAGGCCGGCGCGGTGGAGTTCCTCACCAAGCCCTTCGCCGAAGCGGCGCTGCTCGACGCGGTGCACCGCGCGCTCGACAGCGATGCCGCCGCCCGCCAGCAGCGCGAAACCCGCCAGGCCCTGCAGGCGCGCTATGCCAGCCTGACGCCGCGCGAGCGGCAGGTGATGGCGCTGGTGGTCTCGGGCCTGCTCAACAAGCAGGCGGCGGCCCGGCTCGGCACCAGCGAGATTACGGTGAAGGTGCAGCGCCGCCAAGTGATGAGCAAGATGGGCGCCGGCTCGCTGCCCGACCTGGTGCGCATGGCCGAACGCATCGGCGGCACGCTGGCCTCCTGA
- a CDS encoding protein kinase family protein — MNAPPEAGAPAAPPDDTLRHDHPPELEPGAPLQLLRHADGSNLYRPVQAADGAAVLVAVCSSGPAQACAQRRMDHAYALRHRLDPAFATVPLRRVRLGGLPALLLSDPGGVPLDRRLGMALPLAELLDIGIAIAAALGGMHARGLVQQDLRPCNILARGRHQAVLTGFGAARLASQAPQDSGGADPGEGLAYLAPSAAAGPIRRSTAAAISMPSVSSSTRWPPAAGPSKRPMRWNGRTATRHANRWPRNGWRPACRRWCPPW, encoded by the coding sequence TTGAACGCGCCGCCTGAGGCCGGCGCGCCGGCCGCGCCGCCGGACGACACCCTGCGCCACGACCATCCGCCGGAGCTGGAACCCGGCGCGCCGCTGCAGCTGCTGCGCCATGCCGACGGCAGCAATCTCTATCGCCCGGTGCAAGCCGCCGATGGCGCGGCGGTGCTGGTGGCCGTGTGCTCCAGCGGCCCGGCGCAGGCCTGCGCGCAGCGCCGCATGGACCATGCCTACGCCCTGCGCCACCGCCTCGATCCGGCCTTCGCCACCGTGCCCCTGCGGCGGGTGCGCCTGGGCGGCCTGCCGGCGCTGCTGCTGTCCGACCCGGGTGGCGTGCCGCTGGACCGGAGGCTGGGGATGGCATTGCCGCTGGCCGAGCTGCTGGATATCGGCATCGCCATCGCGGCGGCGCTGGGTGGGATGCATGCGCGCGGCCTCGTCCAGCAGGACCTGCGGCCCTGCAACATCCTGGCGCGGGGCCGTCACCAGGCGGTGCTGACCGGCTTCGGCGCCGCGCGGCTCGCATCGCAGGCGCCCCAGGACAGCGGCGGCGCGGACCCGGGCGAGGGGCTGGCCTACCTCGCCCCGAGCGCTGCGGCCGGCCCGATTCGCCGGTCGACAGCCGCAGCGATCTCTATGCCTTCGGTGTCATCCTCTACGAGATGGCCACCGGCCGCCGGCCCTTCGAAGCGGCCGATGCGCTGGAATGGGCGCACTGCCACCAGGCACGCGAACCGGTGGCCCCGCAATGGCTGGCGCCCGGCCTGCCGCCGGTGGTGTCCGCCCTGGTGA
- a CDS encoding response regulator transcription factor has product MTKKTVGAGTGAAAAPVISIVDDDRSVRLALCTLLRSVGLQARAWASGEEFLQSGLDEDVACLIVDLRMRGMSGLELQRRLAQAGRTIPVIFISAHGDEDARQRAQAAGAIGFLGKPFDEQALLACVARALERAA; this is encoded by the coding sequence ATGACCAAGAAGACGGTGGGCGCGGGGACGGGCGCCGCGGCGGCACCCGTGATTTCCATCGTGGACGACGACCGCTCGGTGCGCCTGGCGCTGTGCACCCTGCTGCGCTCGGTGGGCCTGCAGGCGCGCGCCTGGGCCTCCGGCGAGGAGTTCCTGCAGTCCGGCCTGGACGAGGATGTCGCCTGCCTGATCGTGGACCTGCGCATGCGCGGCATGTCCGGCCTGGAGCTGCAGCGCCGGCTGGCGCAGGCGGGGCGGACGATTCCGGTGATCTTCATCTCGGCCCACGGCGACGAGGATGCCCGCCAGCGCGCGCAGGCCGCCGGCGCCATCGGCTTCCTGGGCAAGCCCTTCGACGAGCAGGCGCTGCTGGCCTGCGTGGCACGTGCGCTTGAACGCGCCGCCTGA
- a CDS encoding response regulator transcription factor codes for MSAPTEAPIAVAAAHHDPLVRAGLVAILTAEHGFVVTEVVDAAALPQTDVAVADYDTAMALLAQTTIPTGRGNTRPPRVMVLSHRDRVSEIRHALDRGVHGYLLMGCGLDQMMLGVRALHRGQHHLDPSAAQRVVESLQHQPLTSREADVLQLIAIGHVNKVIASELHISVGTVKAHVKAILAKFGARTRTEAAAIAQRRGLVAVPS; via the coding sequence ATGTCAGCCCCCACCGAAGCGCCCATCGCCGTCGCCGCCGCCCACCACGACCCGCTGGTCCGCGCCGGCCTGGTCGCCATCCTGACGGCCGAGCACGGCTTCGTGGTCACCGAAGTGGTGGACGCCGCCGCCCTGCCGCAGACCGATGTGGCCGTGGCCGACTACGACACCGCCATGGCCCTGCTCGCGCAGACAACCATCCCCACCGGCCGCGGCAACACCCGCCCGCCCCGCGTGATGGTGCTCAGCCACCGCGACCGCGTCTCCGAGATCCGCCACGCGCTCGACCGCGGCGTGCACGGCTACCTGCTGATGGGCTGCGGCCTGGACCAGATGATGCTCGGCGTGCGCGCCCTGCACCGCGGCCAGCACCATCTGGACCCTTCCGCCGCCCAGCGTGTGGTGGAGAGCCTGCAGCACCAGCCGCTGACCAGCCGCGAGGCCGATGTGCTGCAGCTGATCGCCATCGGCCATGTCAACAAGGTGATCGCCAGCGAGCTGCACATCTCGGTGGGCACGGTGAAGGCGCATGTGAAGGCCATCCTCGCCAAGTTCGGCGCCAGGACCCGCACCGAGGCGGCAGCCATCGCGCAGCGGCGCGGGCTGGTCGCCGTGCCGTCCTGA
- a CDS encoding ATP-binding response regulator, whose amino-acid sequence MSRPARILVVEDDRVVARDLRQQLGHLGYQVVGVTARGEDAAALARSTSAELALTDIRLEGAMDGIDAAQEIRLACDIPVVFLTAYADDETLRRARLTEPFGYLLKPFEDSQLRTAIEMALYKHANDRKLRESERRYAATLASIGDAVITTDEAGCIRYLNPVAERLIHCRADAALGRPLAELYRVSDEETGPWAQAPGAGLMLHGPGREPVPIEQSVSPLIDERGKVTGSVLVFRDLSHRRTVEKELRDAQAELARVSGLTTMGELAASIAHEINQPLAAIVTNASAGLNWLRRPQPELAEVEQLLGWILADGSRAAGVIKSLQALARKSGPELARLDMAATIHEVAQLMRPDIQRHGVRLQLGPFAAQSHVLGDRIQIQQVLVNLLRNGIEAIRDSTGGSGADSSRLLVVSTAPGEAGEVAICVTDSGDGVAEAHRERLFDAFFTTKPHGMGMGLAICRSIVEAHQGRLWATPVAPRGLRLAFALPAAPG is encoded by the coding sequence ATGAGCAGGCCCGCCCGCATCCTGGTGGTGGAGGACGACCGCGTCGTCGCCCGCGACCTGCGCCAGCAGCTCGGCCACCTCGGCTACCAGGTGGTCGGCGTGACCGCGCGCGGAGAAGACGCCGCCGCCCTGGCCCGGTCGACGTCGGCCGAACTGGCGCTGACCGACATCCGCCTCGAAGGCGCGATGGACGGCATCGACGCCGCGCAGGAGATCCGCCTGGCCTGCGACATCCCGGTGGTCTTCCTCACGGCTTATGCCGACGACGAGACCCTGCGCCGCGCCCGCCTCACCGAGCCCTTCGGCTACCTGCTCAAGCCCTTCGAGGATTCGCAGCTGCGCACCGCCATCGAGATGGCGCTCTACAAACACGCCAACGACCGCAAGCTGCGCGAGAGCGAACGCCGCTACGCCGCCACCCTGGCCAGCATCGGCGACGCGGTCATCACCACCGACGAGGCCGGCTGCATCCGCTACCTCAACCCGGTGGCCGAACGCCTGATCCACTGCCGCGCCGATGCGGCTTTGGGCCGGCCGCTGGCCGAGCTCTACCGGGTGAGCGACGAGGAGACCGGCCCCTGGGCGCAGGCGCCCGGCGCCGGCCTGATGCTGCACGGGCCGGGCCGCGAACCGGTGCCGATCGAGCAATCCGTCTCGCCGCTGATCGACGAACGCGGCAAGGTCACCGGCTCGGTGCTGGTGTTCCGCGACCTCTCGCATCGCCGCACGGTGGAGAAGGAATTGCGCGATGCCCAGGCCGAGCTGGCCCGGGTCTCGGGCCTCACCACCATGGGCGAGCTGGCCGCTTCCATCGCCCACGAGATCAACCAGCCGCTGGCTGCCATCGTCACCAATGCCAGCGCAGGGCTGAACTGGCTGCGCCGGCCGCAGCCGGAACTGGCCGAGGTGGAGCAGCTGCTCGGCTGGATCCTGGCCGACGGCAGCCGGGCCGCCGGTGTCATCAAGAGCCTGCAGGCGCTGGCCCGCAAGTCGGGGCCGGAGCTGGCCCGGCTGGACATGGCCGCCACCATCCACGAGGTGGCGCAGCTGATGCGGCCGGACATCCAGCGCCACGGCGTGCGCCTGCAGCTCGGCCCCTTCGCCGCGCAGTCCCATGTGCTGGGCGACCGCATCCAGATCCAGCAGGTGCTGGTCAACCTGCTGCGCAACGGCATCGAGGCCATACGGGACAGCACGGGCGGCAGCGGCGCCGACAGCAGCCGCCTGCTGGTGGTGAGCACCGCGCCCGGCGAGGCCGGCGAGGTGGCGATCTGCGTGACCGACTCCGGCGACGGCGTGGCCGAGGCCCACCGCGAGCGCCTGTTCGACGCCTTCTTCACCACCAAGCCGCACGGCATGGGCATGGGCCTGGCGATCTGCCGCTCCATCGTCGAGGCGCACCAGGGCCGGCTCTGGGCCACGCCGGTGGCGCCGCGCGGCCTGCGGCTGGCCTTCGCGCTGCCGGCCGCGCCGGGCTGA
- a CDS encoding alpha/beta fold hydrolase, producing MSYITTKDGTEIFYKDWGKGQPIVFSHGWPLSSDDWDPQMLYFVQQGFRVIAHDRRGHGRSAQVGFGHDMDHYADDLAAVVEHLKLEKAIHVGHSTGGGEVARYIARHGTKRVAKAVLISSVPPLMAKSASNPNGVPMEVLDGIRAGVAGNRTQLFRDFPAPFYGFNRPGAKVSEGIALNWWRQGMMGSILAHYEGIKAFSETDQTEDLKKIDVPALVMHGDDDQVVPIAISSELSAKLIPNAQLKVYKGFPHGMCATNADVINPDLLAFFKS from the coding sequence ATGAGCTACATCACCACCAAAGACGGCACCGAGATCTTCTACAAGGACTGGGGCAAGGGCCAGCCCATCGTGTTCTCGCACGGCTGGCCGCTCAGCTCGGACGACTGGGATCCGCAAATGCTGTACTTCGTGCAGCAGGGCTTCCGGGTCATCGCCCACGACCGCCGCGGCCATGGCCGCTCGGCCCAGGTCGGCTTCGGCCACGACATGGACCACTACGCCGACGACCTGGCCGCGGTGGTGGAACACCTGAAGCTGGAAAAGGCCATCCACGTCGGCCATTCCACCGGCGGCGGCGAAGTCGCCCGCTACATCGCGCGCCACGGCACCAAGCGGGTGGCCAAGGCGGTGCTGATCAGCTCGGTGCCGCCGCTGATGGCCAAGTCCGCCAGCAACCCCAACGGCGTCCCGATGGAAGTGCTCGACGGCATCCGCGCCGGCGTGGCGGGCAACCGCACCCAGCTGTTCCGCGACTTCCCGGCGCCGTTCTACGGCTTCAACCGCCCGGGCGCCAAGGTCTCCGAAGGCATCGCGCTGAACTGGTGGCGCCAGGGCATGATGGGTTCGATCCTGGCCCACTACGAAGGCATCAAGGCCTTCTCGGAAACCGACCAGACCGAGGACCTGAAGAAGATCGACGTGCCCGCCCTGGTGATGCACGGCGACGACGACCAGGTGGTGCCCATCGCCATCTCCAGCGAGCTGTCGGCCAAGCTCATCCCCAATGCCCAGCTGAAGGTCTACAAGGGCTTCCCGCACGGCATGTGCGCGACCAACGCGGACGTGATCAATCCGGACCTGCTGGCCTTCTTCAAGAGCTGA